In the Caldisalinibacter kiritimatiensis genome, one interval contains:
- a CDS encoding acyl-CoA mutase large subunit family protein: protein MFDKEKVSQVKEAKKNWEDTTLSKTISRFPERKENFKTTSEIEVKRLYTPEDVEDIDYNEELGFPGQYPYTRGVQPTMYRGRLWTMRQYAGFATAEESNKRYKYLLEQGQTGLSVAFDLPTQIGYDSDHELAQGEVGKVGVAIDSLKDMEILFDGIPLDKVSTSMTINAPASVLLAMYIAVAEKQGVSPDKLRGTIQNDILKEYIARGTYIFPPEESMRLITDIFEYCSENVPKWNTISISGYHIREAGSSAVQEVAFTLADGIAYVEAALEAGLDVDAFAPRLSFFFNAHNNLLEEVAKFRAARRLWAKIMKERFNAKSEKSMRLKFHTQTAGSTLTAQQPDNNIIRVTIQTLAAVLGGTQSLHTNSRDEALALPTEESVRIALRTQQIVAHESGVADTIDPLAGSYYIESLTKQIEEEAMKYIDKIDELGGAPKAIEKGYIQREIQESAYKYQKEVESGKQIVVGVNKFQIEEEPHKDILKVDPAVGELQQKKLEQLKAERDNEKVKETLEALRKAAEGTENTMPYILEAVKAYATLGEICGVLRDVFGEYQQSVIL, encoded by the coding sequence ATGTTTGATAAAGAAAAAGTTTCTCAGGTAAAAGAAGCTAAGAAAAACTGGGAAGATACAACATTATCAAAAACTATCTCAAGATTTCCAGAAAGAAAAGAAAACTTTAAAACAACTTCAGAAATCGAGGTTAAAAGACTATATACACCAGAGGACGTAGAAGACATTGATTATAACGAAGAACTAGGTTTTCCAGGTCAGTATCCATATACTAGAGGAGTCCAACCTACAATGTATAGAGGTAGACTTTGGACTATGAGACAGTATGCTGGTTTTGCTACGGCAGAAGAATCAAACAAAAGATATAAGTACTTATTAGAACAAGGACAGACAGGTTTAAGTGTTGCTTTTGACTTACCAACACAAATTGGATATGATTCAGACCATGAATTAGCTCAAGGAGAAGTAGGTAAAGTTGGAGTTGCCATTGATTCATTAAAGGATATGGAAATATTATTTGATGGTATACCTTTAGATAAAGTTAGTACTTCTATGACTATAAATGCTCCTGCTTCAGTATTACTAGCAATGTATATAGCAGTAGCTGAAAAACAAGGAGTATCACCAGATAAATTAAGAGGTACTATTCAAAATGATATATTAAAGGAATATATAGCAAGGGGAACATACATATTCCCACCTGAAGAATCAATGAGATTAATAACTGATATATTTGAATATTGTTCGGAAAATGTGCCAAAATGGAATACAATCAGTATTAGTGGATATCACATAAGAGAAGCAGGTTCTTCGGCTGTACAAGAGGTTGCATTTACTTTAGCTGACGGTATAGCATATGTAGAAGCTGCTTTAGAAGCCGGTCTTGATGTTGACGCTTTTGCTCCTAGATTATCATTCTTCTTTAATGCTCATAATAATTTACTTGAAGAGGTTGCTAAGTTTAGAGCAGCTAGAAGACTATGGGCAAAAATCATGAAAGAAAGATTTAACGCTAAGAGTGAAAAGTCTATGAGACTTAAGTTCCATACACAAACTGCAGGTTCAACATTAACAGCACAGCAACCAGACAATAATATTATTAGAGTTACTATTCAAACTTTAGCTGCAGTGTTAGGTGGTACACAATCACTTCACACTAACTCAAGAGACGAAGCATTAGCCCTTCCAACAGAAGAATCAGTAAGGATAGCATTGAGAACTCAGCAGATAGTGGCACATGAAAGTGGTGTAGCAGATACAATTGACCCATTAGCAGGTTCATATTACATTGAAAGTTTAACTAAGCAGATTGAAGAAGAAGCAATGAAATATATTGACAAGATAGATGAATTAGGAGGAGCACCTAAAGCAATAGAAAAAGGATATATCCAAAGAGAAATCCAAGAAAGTGCTTATAAATATCAAAAAGAGGTTGAAAGTGGTAAGCAAATAGTAGTTGGAGTTAACAAGTTCCAAATAGAAGAAGAACCTCACAAAGATATATTAAAAGTTGACCCAGCAGTTGGAGAATTACAGCAGAAGAAATTAGAGCAGCTTAAAGCTGAGAGAGACAACGAAAAAGTTAAAGAAACATTAGAAGCTTTAAGAAAAGCTGCAGAGGGAACAGAAAATACTATGCCATATATCTTAGAAGCTGTAAAGGCATACGCTACATTAGGAGAAATATGTGGTGTATTAAGAGATGTATTTGGAGAATATCAACAGTCAGTAATACTTTAA
- a CDS encoding thioesterase family protein, producing the protein MEFNLKEGMEATVEKTVTKDDTAAKFGSGDIDVYATPMMVGLMENAALNAVDKELPDGYATVGIHVDIKHLAATPVGMKVTAKAKLEKIDGKKLYFKVEAHDEKKKIGEGNHTRYIINKEKFFSNIK; encoded by the coding sequence ATGGAATTTAATTTAAAAGAAGGTATGGAAGCAACTGTAGAAAAAACAGTAACTAAAGACGATACAGCAGCAAAATTTGGCAGTGGAGATATTGATGTATACGCTACACCTATGATGGTTGGTCTTATGGAAAATGCAGCGTTAAATGCTGTTGATAAGGAGTTACCAGATGGATATGCAACAGTAGGGATTCATGTAGATATCAAACATTTAGCAGCTACTCCAGTAGGAATGAAAGTTACAGCTAAGGCTAAATTAGAAAAGATTGATGGTAAAAAATTATATTTTAAAGTAGAAGCTCATGATGAAAAGAAAAAAATAGGTGAAGGAAATCACACTAGATACATAATAAATAAAGAGAAGTTTTTCAGTAATATAAAGTAG
- a CDS encoding formate--tetrahydrofolate ligase, producing MKTDIQIAQEANMLPITEIGAQLNIDKSELELYGNYKAKISLKFWDKIKDNKDGKLILVTAINPTSAGEGKTTTNVGLSMALNKIGKKAITTLREPSLGPSFGIKGGAAGGGYAQVVPMEDINLHFTGDIHAITTAHNLLSALLDNHIHKGNELNIDPRRIVWKRVLDMNDRALRNIVVGLGGRNNGVPREDGFDITVASEIMAILCLADDLEDLKDRLGKMIVAYTYDNEPITADDLNATGALTILLKDAIKPNLVQTLENTPAIIHGGPFANIAHGCNSIMATKYGLKLADYVVTEAGFGADLGAEKFFNIKCRAGNLKPDAAVIVATVRALKKHGGVSNEELDKENLTALNEGFANLEKHIENISKFGVPSVVAINRFPTDTENELQLIADKCKQIGIDVVLSEVWAKGGDGGVELAEKVVELCENKESKFSCLYNENDSVEGKIQTIAKDIYGAEGVEFTKNAKKKISKYEKLGFSDLPICMAKTQYSLSDDPKLIGRPEGFKITVRDLSVSAGAGFIVALTGNIMTMPGLPKVPAANNMDIDEKGNIEGLF from the coding sequence ATGAAAACAGATATTCAAATAGCACAAGAGGCTAATATGCTGCCTATTACAGAAATAGGTGCACAATTAAATATAGATAAATCAGAATTAGAGTTATATGGAAATTATAAAGCCAAGATTTCATTAAAGTTTTGGGATAAAATAAAGGATAATAAAGATGGCAAACTGATTTTAGTAACTGCTATAAATCCTACATCTGCTGGAGAAGGAAAAACTACTACTAATGTGGGTTTAAGTATGGCATTAAACAAAATAGGCAAAAAAGCAATAACTACTCTAAGGGAACCTTCATTAGGGCCTAGCTTTGGAATAAAAGGTGGAGCAGCAGGTGGAGGATATGCTCAAGTAGTACCTATGGAAGATATAAACCTACACTTTACTGGGGATATACATGCAATAACAACTGCCCATAATCTTTTATCAGCTCTTTTAGATAATCATATACATAAAGGCAATGAGTTAAATATAGACCCTAGACGAATCGTGTGGAAAAGGGTTTTAGATATGAATGATAGAGCTCTTAGAAACATTGTAGTAGGCTTAGGAGGTAGGAATAACGGAGTCCCAAGAGAGGACGGCTTTGATATAACAGTAGCTTCTGAGATAATGGCAATTTTATGTCTTGCAGACGACTTAGAGGATTTAAAGGATAGATTAGGCAAAATGATAGTTGCATATACATATGACAATGAGCCGATAACAGCTGATGACCTAAATGCCACAGGAGCACTTACTATATTATTAAAAGATGCAATTAAACCAAATTTAGTTCAGACACTAGAAAACACACCAGCTATTATTCATGGAGGACCTTTTGCTAATATTGCCCATGGTTGTAATAGTATAATGGCTACAAAGTATGGACTTAAACTTGCAGATTATGTAGTAACAGAAGCAGGATTTGGTGCAGATTTAGGTGCAGAAAAGTTCTTTAACATAAAGTGTAGAGCAGGAAACTTAAAGCCTGATGCAGCAGTTATAGTGGCAACAGTTAGAGCTTTAAAGAAACATGGTGGAGTATCAAATGAAGAGTTAGATAAAGAGAACTTAACTGCACTGAATGAAGGATTTGCAAATCTTGAAAAGCATATAGAGAACATATCTAAATTTGGAGTACCATCAGTTGTAGCTATTAATAGATTCCCTACTGACACAGAAAATGAGCTACAATTAATTGCTGATAAATGCAAACAAATCGGAATTGACGTAGTACTATCAGAAGTATGGGCAAAAGGTGGCGATGGTGGTGTTGAATTAGCTGAAAAAGTTGTGGAGTTATGTGAAAACAAAGAATCAAAGTTTTCATGCCTTTATAATGAAAATGATTCTGTAGAAGGCAAAATACAAACAATTGCTAAAGATATATATGGAGCAGAAGGTGTTGAATTTACTAAAAATGCAAAGAAAAAAATAAGTAAATATGAAAAATTAGGCTTTTCTGATTTACCTATATGCATGGCTAAAACACAATATTCTCTTTCAGATGACCCAAAACTTATAGGTAGACCAGAAGGATTTAAAATTACAGTTAGGGATTTAAGTGTATCTGCAGGAGCAGGTTTTATAGTAGCTTTAACAGGTAATATTATGACTATGCCAGGGCTTCCTAAAGTACCTGCAGCTAATAACATGGATATAGATGAAAAGGGAAATATTGAAGGATTGTTTTAG